One genomic region from uncultured Cohaesibacter sp. encodes:
- the dnaE gene encoding DNA polymerase III subunit alpha yields MLIREGFAVMNGLSDDLKFIHLHVHSAYSLLEGALPVAKVIKKTMAMNMPAVSITDTRNMFGGLEFSEKSVGEGLQPIMGCQVEIYFNDGDYQGSGHTELPSIVLLAATDQGWANLMLLVSRSYLSPEDDQEPHVTVGDLEELGEGIICLTGGGNGPVDRMLASNHVAKGRERLQILKRVFGDRVYVEIMRHGMPHEAIVEPQIIDLAYEFEMPLVATNDVYFGEREDFEAHDALLAIAESKVLIQSDRRQLTREHYFKSQDEMAELFADLPEALENTIEIAQRCSTRVRTVKPLLPRFAGADADPEEAEQHEAAELRKQAEEGLRRRLDIHGLAPGLTEEAYWERLEFELGIIVSMKFPGYFLIVADFIKWAKEHGIPVGPGRGSGAGSLVAWSLTITDLDPLRFALLFERFLNPERVSMPDFDIDFCQDRREEVVHYVQRKYGWSNVGQIITYGTLQARMVLRDVGRVLQMPFGQVDKLCKLVPMKGAVSVSLPEALEQEPRLVDARKEEEIVDRLISISLKLEGLYRHTSTHAAGVVIGDRSLDKLVPMYRDPRSDMPVTQFNMKFVEKTGLVKFDFLGLKTLTVLQTAVRFVEQRGIKINLSEIPIDDPKSYEILCRGETVGVFQLESMGMRKALLDMKPDQFEDIIAIVALYRPGPMANIPVYCARKRGEEKPDYMHELLEPVLKETYGIIIYQEQVMQIAQILSGYTLGQADMLRRAMGKKIREEMEKQRVFFCDGAEERGVPREQASEIYDLVAKFADYGFNKSHAAAYALVAYQTAYMKANYPAEFLAAIMTLDMNNTDKLSEFRRDAIRLGIEVRPPSINESGVEFLVKDGAIIYSMAAIKGVGQPAAEHIMEVRGDKPFKDLADFAKRISPRVINKRTIENLAAAGTFDVLNPNRAQVVGSIDIIMGEATSHSRDASSGQGGLFGEEEAAPLPLPDVRPWTSQEKLQREYSAIGFYLSAHPLDEYIPQLEKMRIQLWQQFEIAVKQGASAGRLAGTITGKQERKTKTGNRMGIITISDPTGQYEAVLFSEALARFRDDLEPGNTVILEVGADERPEGVSVRINNVRPLVSDGMRQAMRVFVNDPKPLTSLQKQLDDRGDGEVSVIVMLDEGECEVEMRLKGKYYVSPEVGRALKAIPGIVDVEVGVA; encoded by the coding sequence ATGTTGATACGGGAAGGCTTTGCTGTGATGAATGGGCTGTCGGACGATCTTAAATTTATCCATTTGCATGTGCATTCGGCCTATTCTCTTCTCGAAGGGGCCTTGCCCGTCGCCAAGGTGATCAAGAAGACCATGGCGATGAATATGCCCGCTGTATCCATTACGGATACGCGCAACATGTTTGGTGGACTTGAATTTTCCGAAAAGTCTGTCGGCGAAGGCCTGCAGCCGATCATGGGCTGTCAGGTCGAGATCTATTTCAACGATGGGGATTATCAAGGCAGTGGGCATACGGAATTGCCTTCCATCGTTCTGCTTGCTGCCACGGATCAGGGCTGGGCGAATCTTATGCTTCTTGTTTCCCGGTCCTATCTCTCGCCCGAGGATGATCAGGAGCCGCATGTTACGGTCGGTGATCTGGAAGAACTGGGGGAAGGTATCATCTGCCTGACCGGTGGCGGCAATGGTCCCGTGGACCGGATGCTGGCAAGCAATCATGTGGCCAAGGGGCGTGAGCGTCTTCAAATATTGAAGCGCGTTTTCGGTGATCGGGTCTATGTCGAAATCATGCGGCACGGTATGCCGCATGAGGCCATTGTAGAGCCGCAGATTATCGATCTTGCCTATGAATTCGAAATGCCGTTGGTGGCCACCAATGACGTCTATTTCGGTGAGCGCGAAGACTTTGAAGCCCATGATGCGCTGCTCGCCATTGCGGAGAGCAAGGTCCTCATCCAGAGTGACCGTCGGCAACTGACCCGGGAGCATTATTTCAAAAGTCAGGACGAAATGGCCGAGCTGTTTGCCGATTTGCCTGAAGCTCTTGAAAATACCATTGAAATTGCGCAGCGCTGCTCGACACGCGTCCGTACGGTCAAACCGCTATTGCCACGATTTGCAGGTGCGGACGCCGATCCTGAAGAAGCCGAGCAGCACGAGGCTGCCGAGCTGCGCAAGCAGGCTGAAGAGGGGCTGCGCCGCCGCCTTGATATTCACGGTCTTGCCCCGGGGCTGACTGAGGAAGCCTATTGGGAGCGGTTGGAGTTCGAGCTGGGTATTATCGTTTCGATGAAGTTCCCCGGCTACTTCCTGATCGTTGCCGACTTCATCAAATGGGCCAAGGAACATGGAATCCCGGTGGGGCCGGGGCGTGGTTCCGGTGCTGGCTCCCTTGTGGCTTGGTCCTTGACGATCACCGACCTTGATCCTTTGCGTTTTGCTCTTCTGTTCGAACGATTCCTGAACCCGGAACGTGTGTCGATGCCCGACTTCGATATCGACTTCTGTCAGGACCGACGCGAAGAAGTGGTGCATTATGTGCAGCGCAAATATGGCTGGAGCAACGTGGGACAGATCATCACCTATGGTACGCTGCAAGCCCGCATGGTGCTGCGCGACGTGGGGCGCGTGTTGCAGATGCCCTTCGGTCAGGTGGACAAACTCTGCAAACTGGTGCCCATGAAGGGTGCGGTGTCGGTGTCTCTGCCCGAAGCTCTGGAGCAGGAACCTCGTCTGGTTGACGCCCGCAAGGAAGAGGAGATTGTGGATCGCCTCATTTCCATCTCGCTGAAACTGGAAGGGCTCTATCGGCATACTTCGACCCACGCTGCTGGCGTTGTGATCGGGGACCGGTCGTTGGACAAGCTCGTCCCCATGTATCGCGACCCGCGCTCGGATATGCCGGTGACCCAGTTCAACATGAAGTTTGTCGAGAAGACCGGCCTCGTCAAGTTTGACTTTCTTGGTCTGAAAACGCTGACGGTTTTGCAAACGGCGGTTCGATTTGTGGAACAGCGTGGCATCAAGATCAACCTGTCGGAAATTCCGATCGACGACCCGAAATCCTATGAAATTCTCTGCCGCGGTGAGACGGTTGGTGTGTTCCAGCTTGAAAGTATGGGCATGCGCAAGGCCCTGCTTGATATGAAGCCCGACCAGTTCGAGGATATCATCGCTATCGTGGCGCTCTATCGACCTGGGCCTATGGCAAACATTCCGGTGTATTGTGCGCGTAAGCGTGGCGAGGAAAAACCGGACTATATGCACGAGTTGCTCGAGCCGGTGCTGAAAGAGACCTACGGCATCATCATTTATCAGGAACAGGTGATGCAGATCGCGCAGATCCTTTCCGGTTACACCCTCGGCCAAGCTGATATGCTGCGTCGTGCGATGGGTAAGAAGATCCGTGAGGAGATGGAAAAGCAGCGGGTCTTCTTCTGTGATGGTGCTGAAGAGCGCGGGGTGCCGCGCGAGCAAGCGTCCGAGATCTATGACCTCGTGGCCAAGTTCGCCGACTATGGCTTCAACAAGTCGCACGCTGCTGCCTATGCTCTGGTGGCCTATCAGACTGCCTATATGAAGGCGAACTATCCAGCTGAGTTCCTTGCGGCAATCATGACGCTGGATATGAACAACACCGACAAGCTGTCGGAATTCCGCCGTGATGCAATCCGGCTCGGCATTGAGGTGCGGCCACCATCCATCAATGAATCCGGCGTTGAGTTTCTCGTCAAGGATGGGGCCATTATCTATTCCATGGCGGCAATCAAGGGGGTGGGGCAGCCCGCCGCCGAGCATATCATGGAAGTGCGGGGCGATAAGCCGTTCAAGGATCTGGCTGATTTCGCCAAGCGTATCAGTCCGCGTGTGATCAACAAGCGCACGATCGAAAATCTGGCAGCTGCAGGCACCTTCGATGTGCTCAATCCCAACAGGGCGCAGGTTGTTGGCTCCATTGACATCATCATGGGTGAGGCAACAAGCCATTCGCGGGATGCATCATCGGGGCAGGGTGGGCTGTTTGGCGAGGAAGAGGCTGCGCCATTGCCTTTGCCGGATGTGCGCCCATGGACAAGTCAGGAGAAACTGCAGCGTGAATATAGCGCGATCGGTTTCTATCTGTCGGCGCATCCGCTGGATGAATATATTCCGCAGCTCGAAAAGATGCGTATCCAGCTCTGGCAGCAATTCGAGATTGCCGTCAAGCAGGGCGCCAGTGCGGGGCGTTTGGCCGGTACCATTACCGGGAAGCAGGAACGCAAGACCAAGACCGGCAACCGCATGGGTATCATCACCATTTCCGATCCAACCGGGCAATATGAAGCGGTGCTCTTTTCCGAGGCGCTGGCGCGTTTTCGCGATGATCTGGAGCCGGGCAATACGGTTATTCTGGAGGTGGGGGCAGACGAACGGCCTGAAGGGGTCTCTGTGCGCATCAACAATGTGCGGCCGCTTGTCAGTGATGGCATGCGGCAGGCCATGCGCGTGTTCGTGAATGAT